The following coding sequences lie in one Cannabis sativa cultivar Pink pepper isolate KNU-18-1 chromosome 5, ASM2916894v1, whole genome shotgun sequence genomic window:
- the LOC115717977 gene encoding mitochondrial import inner membrane translocase subunit TIM13, translating to MDPFSSPSPGSSSSQFNPDVFKDQLKNQLAQAYAEEFLETLRAKCFDKCVTKPGSSMSGGESSCISRCMDRYVEATGIISKALFSGPPQ from the exons ATGGATCCCTTTTCTTCCCCATCGCCTGGATCTTCTTCCAGCCAATTCAATCCCGATGTCTTCAAGGACCAGCTCAAGAACCAGCTTGCCCAGGCTTATGCCGAGGAATTCCTTGAG ACTCTGAGGGCAAAGTGCTTTGATAAGTGTGTTACAAAACCAGGATCAAGCATGAGTGGAGGTGAGAGCAGTTGCATTTCTAGATGTATGGATCGGTATGTTGAGGCCACAGGTATCATTAGTAAAGCTCTATTTAGTGGACCACCACAATGA